One genomic segment of Bos javanicus breed banteng chromosome 23, ARS-OSU_banteng_1.0, whole genome shotgun sequence includes these proteins:
- the LOC133236785 gene encoding serpin B6-like, protein MDALSEANGTFALNLLKKLGEGSSENVFISPLSISSALAMVLMGARGNTAAQMCQTLSLNKSSGGGEDVHQGFQNLLMEVNRTDTQYLLRTANRLFGEKTYDFLSSFKDSCRIFYQAEMEELDFLSATEESRKHINTWVAEKTEGKIRDLLPANSVNPMTRLVLVNAIYFKGNWDTQFNKEHTKERPFRVSKNMEKPVQMMFKKSTFKSTYIGEISTQILVLPYVGKELNMVILLPSESTDLNTVEKALTYEKFVTWTKLDVMDEDEVEVFLPRFTLEESYDMECVLRDLGVTDAFEAAQADFSGMSCQQDLHLSKIVHKSFVEVTEEGTEAAAATVARITPRILRIVPRFCADHPFLFFIQHSKTGAILFCGRFCSP, encoded by the exons ATGGATGCACTGTCAGAAGCAAACGGCACCTTCGCCTTGAACCTTCTGAAAAAGCTGGGTGAGGGCAGCTCGGAAAATGTGTTTATCTCGCCCCTAAGCATCTCCTCTGCCCTGGCCATGGTCCTCATGGGAGCCAGGGGCAACACCGCAGCCCAGATGTGCCAG acgcTTTCTCTAAACAAGAGCAGTGGGGGAGGTGAAGATGTCCACCAGGGTTTCCAGAACCTTCTCATGGAAGTTAATAGGACGGACACACAGTACTTGCTCAGAACCGCCAACAGGCTTTTTGGAGAGAAGACTTACGATTTCCTCTCG TCTTTCAAAGATTCCTGCCGCATATTCTACCAAGCAGAGATGGAAGAGCTGGACTTTCTCAGCGCTACAGAGGAGTCCAGGAAGCACATAAACACCTGGGTAGCCGAAAAGACAGAAG GTAAAATTAGAGACTTGCTCCCTGCAAATTCAGTTAACCCCATGACACGTCTCGTTCTCGTGAATGCCATCTACTTCAAAGGGAATTGGGACACACAGTTTAACAAAGAGCACACCAAGGAAAGGCCTTTCAGAGTCAGCAAG AACATGGAGAAACCTGTGCAAATGATGTTCAAGAAGTCCACCTTTAAATCAACCTACATTGGAGAAATAAGCACCCAGATTCTGGTGCTTCCTTACGTAGGCAAAGAACTGAACATGGTCATCCTGCTGCCCAGTGAGAGCACAGACTTGAACACG GTGGAGAAGGCCCTGACCTATGAGAAATTCGTCACTTGGACGAAGCTGGATGTGATGGACGAGGACGAGGTGGAGGTGTTCCTGCCCCGCTTCACGCTGGAGGAGAGTTACGACATGGAGTGCGTCCTCCGAGACCTGGGCGTGACCGACGCCTTCGAGGCGGCCCAGGCTGACTTCAGCGGGATGTCGTGCCAGCAAGACTTGCATCTGTCCAAGATCGTGCACAAGTCCTTCGTGGAGGTCACTGAAGAGGGCACAGAGGCCGCAGCCGCCACAGTGGCCAGGATCACCCCGAGAATCCTGAGGATCGTGCCCCGTTTCTGTGCCGACCAccccttcctcttcttcatccagcacagcaagACCGGGGCCATCCTGTTCTGCGGCCGCTTCTGCTCGCCGTGA